From Solidesulfovibrio carbinoliphilus subsp. oakridgensis, the proteins below share one genomic window:
- the purF gene encoding amidophosphoribosyltransferase has protein sequence MKKEYCGLFGIYGHPEAARMAYFGLYALQHRGQESAGIVTWDGTRIREQRGMGLVADVFSERHLGKELKGTVAVGHIRYSTTGASLLRNCQPFLVRFGDYHMAIAHNGNLVNTMELREELEATGSIFQTTIDSEVFVHLIAKYLNGNSLEEAVIKACNKVKGAYSILLLANDKIIAVRDPHGIRPLMLGRLGDAYVLASETCAFDLMEAEAIRSVAPGEMLVIQDRRLQSYRISDPQPARQCIFELVYFARPDSEVFGEVVYERRKQMGSILANEAPVDADYVMPFPDSGFYAAIGYSQASGLPFEMSMVRNHYVGRTFIQPSQDMRDFSVRVKLNPVKSMIKGKRILIVEDSIVRGTTIRTRVKRLRELGAREIHMRVSCPPIRFPCFYGIDFSSKGELIAAHQSVDEIARFIGLDSLHYLSLEGLLEAVRGNVGEPQYCMACFDGNYIIPPCAEGLKTCLDDASLALSW, from the coding sequence ATGAAAAAGGAATACTGCGGACTTTTCGGCATTTACGGCCATCCCGAGGCCGCGCGCATGGCCTACTTCGGCCTCTACGCCCTGCAGCACCGTGGGCAGGAGTCGGCCGGCATCGTCACCTGGGACGGCACGCGCATCCGCGAACAGCGGGGCATGGGCCTGGTGGCGGATGTCTTTAGCGAACGCCATCTCGGCAAGGAGCTCAAGGGCACGGTGGCGGTGGGGCACATCCGCTATTCCACCACCGGGGCCTCGCTCCTTCGCAACTGCCAGCCGTTTCTCGTCCGTTTCGGCGACTACCACATGGCCATCGCCCACAACGGCAACCTGGTCAACACCATGGAGCTGCGCGAGGAGTTGGAAGCCACGGGCTCCATCTTCCAGACCACCATCGATTCCGAGGTATTCGTCCATCTCATCGCCAAATACCTGAACGGCAACTCCCTGGAAGAGGCGGTGATCAAGGCCTGCAACAAGGTCAAGGGCGCCTATTCCATCCTGCTTTTAGCCAACGACAAGATCATTGCCGTGCGCGACCCCCACGGCATCCGGCCGCTCATGCTCGGCCGGCTTGGCGATGCCTACGTCCTGGCCTCCGAGACCTGCGCCTTCGACCTCATGGAGGCCGAGGCCATCCGTTCGGTGGCGCCGGGCGAAATGCTCGTCATCCAGGACCGGCGGCTCCAGTCCTACCGCATAAGCGACCCCCAGCCCGCCCGCCAGTGCATTTTCGAGCTGGTCTACTTCGCCCGGCCCGACTCGGAAGTCTTCGGCGAGGTGGTCTACGAGCGGCGCAAGCAGATGGGTTCTATCCTGGCCAACGAGGCCCCGGTCGACGCCGACTACGTCATGCCTTTTCCGGATTCCGGGTTCTACGCGGCCATCGGCTATTCCCAGGCTTCGGGACTGCCCTTTGAAATGAGCATGGTGCGCAACCACTACGTGGGCCGCACCTTCATCCAGCCCTCCCAGGACATGCGCGATTTCAGCGTCCGGGTGAAGCTCAATCCGGTCAAGAGCATGATCAAGGGCAAGCGCATCCTCATTGTCGAGGATTCCATCGTGCGCGGCACCACCATAAGGACCCGGGTCAAACGGCTTCGGGAACTGGGGGCCCGGGAGATCCACATGCGCGTCTCCTGTCCGCCCATCCGCTTCCCCTGTTTTTACGGCATCGACTTTTCCTCCAAGGGCGAACTCATCGCCGCCCACCAGAGCGTGGACGAGATCGCCAGGTTCATCGGCCTCGATTCCCTGCATTACCTGTCCCTCGAAGGGCTGCTCGAAGCCGTGCGCGGCAACGTCGGCGAGCCTCAGTACTGCATGGCCTGCTTCGACGGCAACTACATCATCCCGCCCTGTGCCGAGGGGCTCAAAACCTGCCTGGACGACGCGTCCCTGGCCCTTTCCTGGTAG
- a CDS encoding ArsR/SmtB family transcription factor: MQQTSLDVNRRAKVFKALGHPSRLLMVEALGEGEKCVCELQELVGSDMSTVSKHLGVLREAGLVQDDRRGTNIYYSLRMRCVTSFLGCVQRFFDQQLEDQFLHLEDLRKQARS; the protein is encoded by the coding sequence ATGCAGCAAACGTCCCTTGATGTGAACCGTCGCGCCAAGGTGTTCAAGGCGCTTGGCCACCCGAGCCGTCTCCTCATGGTGGAGGCCCTCGGCGAGGGCGAGAAATGTGTGTGCGAATTGCAGGAACTGGTCGGCTCGGACATGTCGACCGTATCCAAGCACCTGGGTGTGCTCAGGGAAGCCGGCCTCGTCCAGGACGACCGGCGGGGCACCAACATCTACTATTCCCTGCGCATGCGTTGCGTGACCTCTTTTTTGGGCTGCGTGCAGCGTTTTTTCGACCAGCAGTTGGAGGACCAGTTCCTCCATCTGGAGGATCTGCGCAAGCAGGCCCGTTCCTAG
- a CDS encoding thioredoxin family protein, which yields MLIQVLGTGCAKCNELEKLVKAVVAETGSDATVEKVTDLKQIAMMGVFTTPALVIDGVIKAAGGLPAEKDIRAWIA from the coding sequence ATGCTCATTCAGGTGCTCGGCACGGGCTGCGCCAAGTGCAACGAACTGGAAAAGCTGGTCAAGGCGGTTGTGGCCGAAACAGGCAGCGACGCCACGGTGGAGAAGGTCACGGATCTCAAGCAAATCGCCATGATGGGCGTTTTCACCACCCCGGCCCTGGTCATTGACGGGGTCATCAAGGCTGCGGGCGGCCTGCCGGCTGAAAAGGACATCCGGGCCTGGATCGCCTAG
- the carB gene encoding carbamoyl-phosphate synthase large subunit has product MPKRTDIKKIMIIGSGPIVIGQACEFDYSGSQAAKALKEEGYEVVLVNSNPATIMTDPGLADRTYIEPIEPGTVARIIAREKPDAILPTLGGQTGLNTAVALAESGVLAAHGVELIGASLDVIKKAESRDLFRKAMENIGLKVPKSGICHTMDDVREWGRKIAFPIIVRPAFTLGGTGGGVAYNMEDLEKISSVGLAASMKSEIMLEQSVLGWKEFELEVMRDRADNCVIICSIENIDPMGVHTGDSATVAPIQTLTDDEYQKMRNASIAIMREIGVETGGSNVQFAVNPADGEMVIIEMNPRVSRSSALASKATGFPIAKIAAKLAVGYTLDEIPNDITRETMASFEPTIDYCVVKIPRFTFEKFPGSEDYLTTAMKSVGEAMSIGRNFKEALQKGLRSLEIGVSGLGPDTEACDPDREQLLADMRKPNSKRLFQIRQAMRCGVSLEELFDATWVDPWFLRQIKEIVDMETELAAFPKEQVAAGNAKCRELLIAAKKNGFSDPQIAALFRLPSHLDARKLRQDMGINPTYYLVDTCAGEFEAYTPYYYSTYETGREVAPKPARKVVILGGGPNRIGQGIEFDYCCCHASYALREMGVESIMVNSNPETVSTDYDTSDRLYFEPLTFEDVLNILESEKPEGVIVQFGGQTPLNLAVPLLKAGVRILGTSPDSIDRAEDRERFQAMLHKLGLRQPANGTAFAVEEACEIADKIGYPVVVRPSYVLGGRAMEIVYDRKDLENYFKYAVVASGKHPILVDKFLVNAIEVDVDAVSDGTDTYVAGVMEHIEEAGIHSGDSACVLPPHSLSPELIREIERQTVALAEELGVIGLMNIQFAVKDGDIYILEVNPRASRTSPFVSKATGVPLAKLATNVIMGKKLKDLNPWAERKSGYYAVKESVFPFNRFPGVDVLLGPEMRSTGEVMGIDASVGLAFMKSQLGAGQNLPLSGTVFISVADGAKDDVLPAAQILSEVGFRIMATKGTAAYLEGKGIAVTTVMKVFEGRPHVVDHMKNREIDLVINLVGDKRTVRDSMALRQTALLYGIPYTTTAAGAKAMAQAIREMGGKGLTVKSLQEYYGAN; this is encoded by the coding sequence ATGCCCAAACGGACGGACATCAAGAAAATCATGATCATCGGCTCGGGGCCCATTGTCATCGGACAGGCCTGCGAGTTCGACTACTCCGGCTCACAGGCGGCCAAGGCCCTCAAGGAAGAGGGGTACGAGGTGGTCCTGGTCAATTCCAACCCCGCCACCATCATGACCGACCCCGGTCTGGCCGATCGCACCTACATCGAACCCATCGAGCCGGGCACCGTCGCCCGTATCATCGCCCGGGAAAAGCCGGACGCCATCCTGCCGACCCTTGGCGGCCAGACCGGCCTCAATACGGCGGTCGCCCTGGCCGAGTCCGGCGTTCTGGCCGCACACGGGGTGGAACTTATCGGCGCGTCGCTCGACGTCATCAAAAAGGCCGAGTCCCGTGACCTGTTTCGCAAGGCCATGGAGAACATCGGGCTCAAGGTCCCCAAAAGCGGCATCTGCCACACCATGGACGATGTCCGGGAGTGGGGCAGGAAGATCGCCTTCCCCATCATCGTGCGCCCGGCCTTCACGCTCGGCGGCACGGGCGGCGGCGTGGCCTACAACATGGAGGATCTGGAAAAGATCAGCTCCGTGGGCCTGGCCGCCAGCATGAAAAGCGAGATCATGCTCGAACAGTCGGTCCTCGGCTGGAAGGAATTCGAGCTCGAGGTCATGCGCGACCGGGCGGACAACTGTGTCATCATCTGCTCGATCGAAAACATCGATCCCATGGGTGTGCACACCGGCGACTCGGCCACGGTCGCCCCGATCCAGACGCTGACCGACGACGAATACCAGAAGATGCGAAACGCCTCCATTGCCATCATGCGCGAGATCGGCGTGGAAACCGGCGGCTCCAACGTCCAGTTCGCGGTCAATCCGGCCGACGGCGAGATGGTGATCATCGAGATGAACCCGCGCGTGTCGCGGTCCTCGGCGCTGGCCTCCAAGGCCACCGGCTTTCCCATCGCCAAGATCGCGGCCAAGCTGGCGGTCGGCTATACGCTCGACGAGATCCCAAACGACATCACCCGCGAAACCATGGCCTCCTTCGAGCCGACCATCGACTACTGCGTGGTCAAGATCCCGCGCTTCACCTTCGAGAAATTCCCGGGCTCCGAGGACTACCTGACCACGGCCATGAAGAGCGTGGGCGAGGCCATGAGCATTGGCCGCAATTTCAAGGAAGCCCTGCAAAAGGGACTGCGTTCGCTTGAGATCGGCGTTTCCGGCCTTGGCCCGGACACCGAGGCCTGCGACCCGGACCGGGAGCAGCTTCTGGCCGACATGCGCAAGCCCAATTCCAAGCGGCTGTTCCAGATCCGCCAAGCCATGCGCTGCGGTGTCAGCCTCGAGGAACTCTTCGACGCCACCTGGGTCGATCCCTGGTTCCTGCGCCAGATCAAAGAGATCGTGGACATGGAAACCGAGCTTGCCGCCTTCCCCAAAGAACAGGTGGCGGCGGGCAATGCCAAATGCCGGGAGCTTTTGATCGCGGCCAAGAAAAACGGCTTTTCCGACCCTCAGATCGCGGCCCTCTTTCGTCTGCCGTCGCACCTGGACGCCCGGAAGCTGCGCCAGGACATGGGCATCAACCCCACCTACTATCTGGTTGATACCTGCGCCGGCGAGTTCGAGGCCTACACCCCGTATTACTATTCGACCTACGAGACCGGCCGGGAAGTGGCTCCCAAGCCCGCCCGCAAGGTGGTGATCCTCGGCGGCGGTCCCAACCGCATCGGCCAGGGCATCGAGTTCGACTACTGCTGCTGCCACGCCTCCTACGCCCTGCGCGAGATGGGCGTGGAGTCGATCATGGTCAACTCCAATCCCGAGACCGTGTCCACGGATTACGACACGTCGGACCGCCTCTATTTCGAGCCCCTGACCTTCGAGGACGTGCTCAATATCCTGGAGTCCGAGAAGCCCGAAGGCGTCATCGTCCAGTTCGGCGGCCAGACGCCGCTGAACCTGGCCGTGCCGCTTCTAAAGGCCGGGGTCCGCATCCTCGGCACCTCGCCGGACAGCATCGACCGGGCCGAGGATCGGGAACGGTTCCAGGCCATGCTCCACAAGCTCGGCCTGCGCCAGCCGGCCAACGGCACGGCCTTTGCCGTGGAAGAAGCCTGCGAGATCGCGGACAAGATCGGCTACCCCGTGGTGGTCCGCCCGTCCTATGTCCTGGGTGGCCGGGCCATGGAGATCGTCTACGACCGCAAGGACCTCGAGAACTACTTTAAGTATGCCGTGGTCGCCTCGGGCAAGCACCCGATCCTGGTCGACAAGTTCCTGGTCAACGCCATCGAGGTGGACGTGGACGCCGTGTCCGACGGCACGGACACCTACGTGGCCGGCGTCATGGAGCACATCGAGGAAGCCGGCATCCACTCCGGCGATTCGGCCTGCGTGCTGCCGCCCCACAGCCTCTCCCCGGAGCTGATCCGGGAAATCGAGCGCCAGACCGTGGCCCTGGCCGAGGAACTCGGCGTCATCGGCCTCATGAACATCCAGTTCGCGGTCAAAGACGGCGACATCTACATCCTCGAAGTCAACCCCCGGGCCTCCCGAACCTCGCCCTTCGTGTCCAAGGCCACGGGCGTGCCCCTGGCCAAGCTCGCGACCAACGTGATCATGGGCAAGAAGCTCAAGGACCTGAATCCCTGGGCCGAGCGCAAGAGCGGCTACTACGCGGTCAAGGAATCGGTCTTCCCGTTCAACCGCTTCCCGGGCGTGGATGTGCTTCTTGGACCGGAGATGCGGTCCACGGGCGAGGTCATGGGCATCGACGCGTCGGTGGGCCTGGCCTTCATGAAAAGCCAGCTCGGGGCCGGACAGAACCTTCCCCTTTCCGGAACCGTGTTTATATCTGTGGCCGACGGGGCCAAGGACGATGTTCTGCCGGCTGCCCAAATTCTCAGCGAAGTCGGGTTCCGGATCATGGCCACCAAGGGCACGGCCGCCTATCTCGAAGGGAAGGGCATTGCCGTGACCACGGTCATGAAGGTCTTTGAAGGCCGGCCCCATGTGGTCGACCACATGAAGAACCGGGAGATCGACCTGGTCATCAACCTCGTCGGGGACAAGCGCACGGTGCGCGATTCCATGGCCCTTCGCCAGACGGCCCTTTTATACGGCATCCCCTACACGACCACCGCGGCCGGCGCCAAAGCCATGGCCCAGGCCATCCGGGAGATGGGGGGCAAGGGCCTGACCGTCAAAAGCTTGCAGGAGTATTACGGGGCCAACTAG
- a CDS encoding carboxymuconolactone decarboxylase family protein codes for MRFLAQLFPEFAAKLDEMDALYAEKRLIDEKTYQFICFAVSVKARSKPCVLKHFKGALDAGASLQELAYILALVMREAAGADDCWTHDVLGDVADIMAGRIDCGCKK; via the coding sequence ATGCGCTTTCTGGCCCAATTGTTTCCGGAGTTCGCGGCCAAGCTCGACGAGATGGACGCGCTCTACGCCGAGAAGCGGCTCATCGACGAAAAGACCTACCAGTTCATCTGCTTCGCGGTCTCGGTCAAGGCCCGGTCCAAGCCCTGCGTGCTCAAGCATTTCAAGGGGGCCCTCGACGCCGGGGCGAGCCTGCAGGAACTGGCCTACATCCTGGCCCTGGTCATGCGCGAGGCGGCCGGCGCCGACGATTGCTGGACCCACGACGTCCTGGGGGATGTGGCCGACATCATGGCCGGCAGGATCGATTGCGGCTGCAAGAAATAG
- a CDS encoding putative sulfate/molybdate transporter, with protein MQDGADVKESLSATMAQPDATTTPNRYDAMEWAGAFGDIGTLIPFVVAYITILGIDPLGLLFMFGVSKIAAGLFYKTPIPIQPMKAIGAAAVAGGITPAALFASGLTTGLFWLLIGLTGTINVVAKLATKPVVRGIMLGLGMTFVVEGIHRMVGSPVLAGIALTTTFVLLSNPKIPAMFVLLLLGVVAAAIGNPALLTELAQINVGFRLPEFGLHQIKWDDVVTGTLLFTLPQIPLTLGNAVVAIAAENNDLFPDRPVTEKTMCISQGIMNLISPFFGGVPMCHGAGGMAGHVRFGARTGGSLVILGTIVIVIALFFSQSVAVIFKMFPPAVLGVILFLAGAELAVTVRDIGTKKSDFYVMVVVAGFAMWHMGVAFLVGVLLDNALRREWIRI; from the coding sequence ATGCAGGACGGAGCGGATGTGAAAGAGTCCCTGTCGGCGACCATGGCCCAACCTGACGCGACAACGACCCCAAACCGGTACGACGCCATGGAGTGGGCCGGCGCCTTCGGCGACATCGGCACGCTCATCCCCTTTGTGGTGGCCTACATCACCATCCTCGGCATCGATCCGTTGGGGCTCCTTTTCATGTTCGGCGTGTCCAAGATCGCGGCCGGACTGTTTTACAAGACCCCGATCCCCATCCAGCCCATGAAGGCCATCGGCGCGGCGGCCGTGGCCGGCGGCATCACGCCGGCCGCCCTTTTCGCCTCGGGCCTGACCACGGGTCTCTTCTGGCTCCTGATCGGGCTTACCGGCACCATCAACGTGGTGGCCAAGCTGGCGACCAAGCCCGTGGTGCGCGGCATTATGCTCGGGCTCGGCATGACGTTCGTGGTCGAGGGCATCCACCGCATGGTCGGTTCTCCGGTCCTGGCCGGCATCGCGCTCACGACGACCTTCGTGCTTCTCTCCAACCCGAAGATCCCGGCCATGTTCGTGCTCCTGCTCCTTGGCGTCGTGGCCGCGGCCATCGGCAATCCGGCGCTCCTGACCGAACTGGCCCAGATCAACGTCGGCTTTCGCCTGCCGGAATTCGGCCTGCACCAGATCAAGTGGGACGACGTCGTGACCGGCACGCTTCTTTTCACCCTGCCCCAGATTCCGCTGACGCTGGGGAATGCGGTGGTGGCCATTGCCGCGGAAAATAACGACCTCTTTCCGGACCGCCCGGTCACCGAAAAGACCATGTGCATCAGCCAGGGGATCATGAACCTCATTTCCCCGTTTTTCGGCGGCGTGCCCATGTGCCACGGCGCCGGCGGCATGGCCGGCCACGTCCGGTTCGGGGCCCGGACCGGCGGATCGCTGGTCATCCTCGGCACCATAGTCATCGTGATCGCGCTTTTTTTCAGCCAGTCCGTGGCCGTCATCTTCAAGATGTTTCCCCCGGCCGTGCTCGGGGTGATCCTTTTTCTGGCCGGGGCCGAGCTTGCCGTCACGGTGCGGGACATCGGCACGAAGAAGTCCGACTTCTACGTCATGGTGGTGGTGGCCGGCTTTGCCATGTGGCACATGGGCGTGGCCTTCCTGGTCGGCGTCCTCCTGGACAACGCCTTGCGCCGGGAGTGGATCCGGATCTAG